A stretch of Faecalibacterium duncaniae DNA encodes these proteins:
- the typA gene encoding translational GTPase TypA, with the protein MVRNDLRNVAIIAHVDHGKTTLVDAMLRQSGAFRDNQVVAERVMDSGDIERERGITILAKNCSCTYKGVKINIVDTPGHADFGGEVERVLKMVNGVLLLVDAAEGCMPQTRFVLQKALQQNLSLVVAINKIDRPDARIKEVIDEVLYLLMDLGASDEQLECPILFCCGRQGTASLDPDVPGTDLIPLFDTLLDTIQPPQGDPEAPFQMLVSSVDYNEFVGRIGIGRIQNGVAKVGEEVVVCDWHNPDLKMRGRLTKLYDFQANGRQPCDNITAGDIVAFSGLPDVTIGNTLCAPSQVEPLPFVKINDPTVEMTFSVNDSPLAGREGKYVTSRQIRDRLQKELLKDVALKVEDSPTTDSFRVMGRGEMHLSILIETMRREGYELQVSPPHVLTKVIDGKTYEPMEHVVIDVPTQYQGAVMTGLGQRKAVLQQMESLGTDRVRLEFRMPSRGLFGYRNQFLTDTHGEGILNQIFDGYDVWAGMIANRSTGSLVSFETGDAVTYGLYNAQQRGTLLVGAGEKVYEGMVIGYTASGEDVDVNVCKTKHLTNTRASGSDDALRLIPVSKLSLEGCLEFLAQDELLEVTPENLRIRKQILNHDQRMKAKSKLK; encoded by the coding sequence ATGGTTCGTAACGATTTGCGCAACGTCGCCATTATCGCTCACGTTGACCACGGCAAGACCACGCTGGTGGATGCCATGCTGCGTCAGAGCGGCGCTTTCCGTGACAATCAGGTCGTGGCAGAGCGTGTCATGGACAGCGGCGATATCGAGCGTGAGCGCGGTATCACCATTCTGGCCAAGAACTGCTCCTGCACCTACAAGGGTGTCAAGATCAACATCGTTGATACCCCGGGCCACGCCGACTTTGGCGGCGAGGTCGAGCGCGTGCTGAAGATGGTCAACGGCGTGCTGCTGCTGGTGGACGCTGCTGAGGGCTGCATGCCCCAGACCCGTTTTGTTCTGCAGAAGGCTCTGCAGCAGAACCTGAGCCTGGTGGTTGCCATCAACAAGATCGACCGCCCCGATGCCCGCATCAAGGAAGTCATCGATGAGGTGCTTTACCTGCTGATGGATCTGGGCGCTTCCGATGAGCAGCTGGAATGCCCCATCTTGTTCTGCTGCGGCCGTCAGGGCACCGCAAGCCTGGACCCCGATGTGCCCGGCACCGACCTGATCCCCCTGTTCGACACCCTGCTGGACACCATCCAGCCTCCTCAGGGCGATCCCGAGGCTCCCTTCCAGATGCTGGTCTCCTCTGTTGACTACAACGAGTTCGTTGGCCGCATCGGCATTGGCCGCATCCAGAACGGTGTTGCCAAGGTCGGCGAGGAAGTGGTCGTGTGCGACTGGCACAACCCCGACCTGAAGATGCGCGGCCGCCTGACCAAGCTGTACGATTTCCAGGCCAATGGCCGCCAGCCCTGCGACAACATCACCGCAGGCGATATCGTTGCATTCTCCGGCCTGCCCGATGTCACCATCGGCAACACGCTGTGCGCTCCCTCTCAGGTTGAGCCGCTGCCCTTCGTGAAGATCAACGACCCCACCGTGGAGATGACCTTCTCCGTCAACGACAGCCCCCTGGCCGGCCGTGAGGGCAAGTACGTCACCAGCCGCCAGATCCGTGACCGTCTGCAGAAAGAGCTGCTGAAGGACGTCGCTCTGAAGGTGGAGGATTCTCCCACCACCGATTCCTTCCGCGTCATGGGCCGTGGTGAGATGCACCTGTCCATCCTGATCGAGACCATGCGCCGTGAAGGCTATGAGCTGCAGGTCTCTCCCCCGCACGTTCTGACCAAGGTCATCGACGGCAAGACCTACGAGCCCATGGAGCACGTTGTCATCGACGTTCCCACCCAGTATCAGGGTGCTGTGATGACCGGCCTGGGCCAGCGCAAAGCCGTCCTGCAGCAGATGGAGTCCCTGGGCACCGACCGTGTCCGCCTGGAGTTCCGGATGCCCAGCCGCGGCCTGTTCGGCTACCGCAACCAGTTCCTGACCGATACCCACGGCGAAGGCATCCTCAACCAGATCTTTGATGGCTACGATGTCTGGGCCGGTATGATCGCCAACCGTTCCACCGGTTCTCTGGTCAGCTTTGAGACCGGCGATGCCGTTACCTACGGCCTGTACAACGCGCAGCAGCGCGGCACCCTGCTGGTGGGCGCTGGCGAAAAGGTCTACGAGGGCATGGTCATCGGCTACACCGCTTCCGGCGAGGATGTGGATGTCAACGTCTGCAAGACCAAGCACCTGACCAATACCCGTGCTTCCGGTTCCGATGACGCTCTGCGCCTGATCCCCGTCAGCAAGCTGAGCCTGGAGGGCTGCCTGGAGTTCCTGGCACAGGATGAGCTGCTGGAGGTCACCCCTGAGAATCTGCGCATCCGCAAGCAGATCCTGAACCACGACCAGCGCATGAAGGCCAAGAGCAAGCTGAAGTAA